One genomic region from Nostoc sphaeroides encodes:
- a CDS encoding DUF4188 domain-containing protein, whose protein sequence is MPQVIPGRFTAEIDEPFVVFLIGMRINKLFAFSKWIPTARAMSPMLRSLNQNPEKGFLGGEGFIYPRGVGLIQYWRSFEDLERFARNPADAHLKAWQRFNQAIGADGSVGIWHETYLIEPGRYKAIYGNMPVFGLAAATKHIPAMGRKETARRPLGGDSEPAVPSPVIQPPN, encoded by the coding sequence ATGCCTCAAGTAATACCGGGACGATTTACAGCCGAGATTGATGAACCTTTTGTTGTATTTCTAATTGGGATGCGAATTAATAAATTATTCGCTTTTTCCAAATGGATTCCCACAGCCAGGGCAATGTCGCCCATGCTACGAAGCCTTAATCAGAATCCTGAAAAAGGGTTTTTAGGAGGAGAAGGGTTTATCTATCCGCGAGGGGTAGGACTGATTCAATACTGGCGATCGTTCGAGGATTTGGAGCGTTTTGCCAGAAATCCAGCCGATGCACATCTAAAAGCTTGGCAAAGGTTTAATCAAGCCATTGGTGCTGATGGCAGTGTCGGCATTTGGCACGAAACTTATTTAATCGAACCCGGAAGATATAAGGCTATTTACGGCAATATGCCTGTCTTTGGATTAGCTGCTGCAACTAAGCACATCCCAGCTATGGGGCGGAAGGAAACAGCTCGCCGTCCCTTGGGAGGTGACAGCGAGCCAGCTGTACCCTCACCAGTAATACAGCCTCCTAACTGA
- a CDS encoding MAPEG family protein, whose amino-acid sequence MIIFLYSIAAAAVLIYVPFLLVAYARVRIGYEMFSTPRALFDKLPPYAQRATWAHQNTFEAFMVFAAAALMAYVTGVNSFTAQVAAIAFVVARLLYSIFYILNIPLLRSLMFAIGIFSSGTLFFLSIIQTSSGLSNSF is encoded by the coding sequence ATGATAATTTTTTTGTACTCGATCGCTGCTGCTGCCGTTCTAATTTACGTGCCATTTTTGCTAGTAGCTTATGCCCGTGTGCGTATTGGGTATGAAATGTTTTCTACTCCTCGCGCTCTGTTTGATAAATTGCCACCTTATGCCCAACGAGCTACTTGGGCACATCAGAACACCTTTGAAGCGTTTATGGTGTTTGCCGCAGCCGCATTGATGGCTTATGTAACTGGTGTAAATTCTTTTACAGCCCAGGTAGCTGCGATCGCCTTTGTAGTAGCCCGTTTGCTATACTCAATTTTTTATATTTTGAATATACCCCTTTTGCGATCGCTCATGTTTGCCATTGGCATCTTTAGCTCTGGCACTCTCTTTTTCTTGAGCATCATCCAAACTAGTAGTGGTCTGTCAAATTCATTTTGA
- a CDS encoding YajQ family cyclic di-GMP-binding protein, with protein MASTFSFDIVSDFDRQELVNAVDQVIRDIKGRYDLKDTETTVELVEESINVSTDSEFTLDSVHTILREKAAKRNLSQKIFDFGKVESASGNRVRQEIKLKKGISQEIAKQISKLIRDEFKKVQASIQGDAVRVSAKSKDDLQVVMQRLKQEDYPAALQFTNYR; from the coding sequence ATGGCTTCTACTTTTTCTTTTGACATTGTGAGCGACTTTGACCGACAAGAGTTGGTTAACGCTGTCGATCAAGTTATCCGAGACATCAAAGGTCGTTACGACCTCAAAGACACTGAAACTACTGTCGAGTTAGTCGAAGAAAGCATTAACGTTAGTACTGACAGCGAGTTTACCTTAGATTCTGTACACACCATTCTGCGAGAAAAAGCCGCCAAGCGTAACCTCTCCCAGAAAATCTTTGATTTTGGCAAGGTTGAATCAGCCAGTGGTAATCGCGTGCGTCAAGAAATCAAACTCAAAAAAGGCATAAGTCAAGAAATCGCCAAACAGATTTCCAAATTGATTCGAGACGAATTCAAAAAAGTACAAGCTTCAATTCAAGGTGATGCTGTACGGGTTTCTGCCAAATCTAAAGATGACTTACAAGTAGTCATGCAGCGCCTGAAACAAGAAGACTACCCAGCTGCTTTACAATTTACAAATTATCGTTAA
- a CDS encoding phosphotransferase, whose translation MYTDEVITNISQINLDWLNSALATDSIQNFAIEALNSDNSQITKIQLQYQSETTGTLPASLLLKICADNNGIFGESEVNYYIRDYIELANRPIPTCYHARYAENPRRYHLLLEDLSTSHRHNRRIQPTLAYGCAVAKALATLHAHWWGVEKLRAIGSNITSQTEIERYVAHVQPGLLPMLEEIKTEIDDSWKSLLMDVFENHPHKMIERTKNPSGFTLIHGDLNPGNILSPRNGNGKTYLIDRQPFDWSLTTWLGVSDLAYVMVHWWETDLRRQWEIPILREYHANLISNGVFGYDWEQLVNDYKLAAVQSLYVATQWCVLEEDRQRMKWLWFSQLQKSITAFLDLECSELWTQKVD comes from the coding sequence ATGTATACAGATGAAGTCATTACTAATATTAGTCAAATTAACCTTGACTGGCTCAATTCAGCACTCGCCACTGACTCTATCCAAAATTTTGCTATTGAAGCCTTAAATAGTGATAATTCTCAGATTACTAAAATTCAGCTTCAGTATCAATCAGAAACAACAGGTACATTACCAGCATCCCTGCTGCTGAAAATTTGTGCAGATAACAATGGCATTTTCGGTGAATCTGAAGTCAATTACTATATACGGGATTACATTGAACTAGCAAATCGACCTATACCTACTTGCTACCATGCAAGATATGCAGAAAATCCTCGTCGCTATCACCTTCTTTTAGAAGACTTATCTACAAGCCATCGTCACAACCGACGAATTCAGCCGACACTTGCCTATGGCTGTGCAGTTGCTAAAGCATTAGCCACATTACACGCTCATTGGTGGGGTGTTGAAAAATTACGAGCTATTGGCAGTAATATTACTAGTCAGACTGAAATTGAGCGATATGTAGCTCACGTTCAACCTGGATTATTACCAATGTTAGAGGAGATTAAGACCGAAATCGATGATTCATGGAAGTCATTGTTAATGGATGTATTTGAAAATCATCCTCACAAGATGATTGAGCGTACAAAAAACCCATCTGGCTTTACGCTAATTCATGGCGATCTCAACCCTGGTAATATCCTCTCTCCCCGAAATGGAAACGGCAAAACCTATCTCATTGATCGCCAACCGTTTGATTGGTCTTTAACTACCTGGCTGGGAGTAAGCGACCTTGCGTATGTAATGGTGCATTGGTGGGAGACTGATTTACGTAGGCAATGGGAAATTCCGATTTTGCGTGAATATCATGCAAATCTCATCAGCAATGGTGTTTTTGGCTATGATTGGGAGCAACTGGTCAACGATTATAAACTTGCCGCAGTTCAAAGTCTTTACGTTGCTACACAGTGGTGTGTTTTAGAAGAAGACCGCCAACGGATGAAATGGCTATGGTTTTCGCAATTGCAAAAATCCATAACAGCTTTCTTGGACTTGGAATGCTCTGAATTATGGACACAGAAAGTGGACTAG
- a CDS encoding DNA recombination-mediator protein A, with protein MSQSTDLINLDTLAQELATIQQTGSKKIALLGSRHVPITHQNLIEMMTYALVLSGNRIITSGATGTNSAAIKGATRADANLLTVILPQSLERQPLESRQQLEQVMHLVENPSNDTLSLAEASYLCNKEIVSRCQQLICFAFHDSRTLLQTCQDAEEQRKVVTLFYFD; from the coding sequence TTGAGCCAATCAACAGACCTTATTAACCTAGATACATTAGCGCAAGAACTAGCGACAATCCAGCAAACGGGTTCTAAAAAAATCGCCTTGCTGGGTTCTCGTCATGTCCCGATTACGCATCAGAATCTTATTGAAATGATGACTTATGCCCTAGTTTTATCGGGTAATCGAATCATTACTTCTGGTGCTACAGGTACAAATTCAGCCGCCATCAAGGGAGCAACCCGGGCTGATGCAAATTTGTTGACGGTGATTCTACCCCAAAGCCTGGAACGCCAGCCTTTGGAATCGCGCCAGCAACTAGAACAGGTAATGCATCTAGTCGAAAATCCCAGTAATGATACTCTGTCTCTTGCTGAAGCTAGTTACCTGTGCAACAAGGAGATTGTCTCCCGTTGCCAGCAACTAATCTGCTTTGCCTTTCACGACAGTCGCACCCTGTTACAAACTTGTCAGGATGCAGAAGAACAAAGAAAAGTGGTGACGCTTTTCTACTTTGATTAG
- a CDS encoding FGGY-family carbohydrate kinase produces the protein MDLYLGIDFGTSGARGMVIDEEACCIQAQVRYPFQDSPNAVTPNFWQEALFVLVEQIPHQLRRQIKAIAINGTSSTVLLVDAAGNPTDAPLLYNDGRGSLVLEHLRSIAPPNHTVLSATSSLAKLLWMRQQPSFSEARYFLHQADWLAFLLHGQLGISDYHNALKLGYDVEELKYPEWLENLQIPIQLPKVLSPGTPIAELRPEIADKFGFRRDCLVCAGTTDSIAAFLASGAKLPGEAVTSLGSTLVVKLLSRTRQEDARYGIYSHRLGDLWLTGGASNTGGAVLKQFFTNAELESLSREIDASIASELDYYPLLKAGDRFPINDPNLPPRLSPRPDNPVEFLHGLLESIARIEARGYELLQQMGADKLSRVYTAGGGAANETWTAIRARHLQVPVVASVYTEAAYGTALLAMGGGIKGELE, from the coding sequence ATGGATTTGTATTTGGGTATCGACTTTGGCACCTCTGGCGCACGCGGTATGGTGATTGACGAGGAAGCTTGTTGTATTCAGGCACAGGTGCGATATCCCTTCCAGGACTCACCAAACGCCGTTACGCCAAATTTTTGGCAGGAGGCTTTGTTTGTGCTGGTGGAACAAATACCTCACCAATTGCGGCGACAAATTAAAGCGATCGCAATTAATGGTACTTCTTCCACTGTCTTACTGGTCGATGCTGCTGGCAATCCAACAGATGCACCATTGCTGTACAACGATGGGCGGGGATCATTGGTGCTAGAGCATTTGAGGAGTATCGCACCCCCTAATCATACCGTGTTGAGTGCCACCTCCAGCCTCGCTAAACTTTTGTGGATGAGGCAACAACCCTCTTTTAGTGAAGCTAGATATTTCCTGCATCAAGCAGATTGGCTGGCGTTTCTCCTACATGGACAGTTGGGGATTAGCGATTACCATAATGCTTTAAAGCTGGGTTATGACGTGGAAGAGTTGAAATATCCAGAATGGCTAGAAAATTTGCAAATACCGATTCAGCTACCCAAAGTTTTATCTCCTGGGACTCCCATTGCCGAATTGCGTCCTGAAATTGCCGATAAATTCGGTTTCCGCCGTGATTGTCTGGTGTGTGCAGGTACAACTGATAGTATTGCCGCTTTTCTCGCTAGTGGGGCAAAATTACCTGGTGAAGCCGTGACTTCCCTTGGTTCAACATTGGTAGTAAAGTTGTTAAGTCGTACCCGGCAAGAAGATGCCAGATATGGAATTTACAGCCATCGGTTGGGGGATTTGTGGCTGACTGGGGGTGCTTCTAATACTGGGGGTGCAGTACTAAAGCAATTTTTCACGAATGCTGAGTTAGAAAGCCTTAGTCGGGAGATTGATGCTTCAATTGCCAGCGAGTTAGATTATTATCCGTTATTGAAGGCAGGCGATCGCTTTCCGATTAACGATCCCAATCTACCCCCACGATTGTCACCACGCCCAGATAATCCAGTGGAATTTTTACATGGGTTGTTAGAAAGCATTGCCCGCATAGAAGCGCGAGGGTATGAATTATTACAGCAAATGGGCGCAGATAAATTGAGCCGTGTTTATACTGCTGGCGGTGGCGCGGCGAATGAAACTTGGACTGCGATTAGGGCGCGTCATTTGCAGGTTCCTGTAGTCGCGTCAGTGTACACAGAAGCAGCTTATGGAACGGCGCTGTTGGCGATGGGAGGCGGAATTAAGGGTGAACTAGAGTAA
- the psaM gene encoding photosystem I reaction center subunit XII, giving the protein MSDTQVYIALVVALIPGVLAWRLATELYK; this is encoded by the coding sequence ATCTCAGATACTCAAGTCTACATCGCTCTAGTTGTGGCCTTGATCCCCGGAGTTCTAGCTTGGCGATTAGCCACAGAACTTTACAAATAA
- a CDS encoding PadR family transcriptional regulator has translation MALAHAILAALLDAPCSGYDLAKRFDGSVGFFWSASHQQIYRELAKLEDQRSISSESILQAGRPDKRLYSVTDLGEQQLKEWIAQPCEPTPIKDDLLVKIFAGHIVSNQIILAELEHHQKAHLKKLSTYKQLEQRYFQNPQELPESGKFQYLTLLNGISYETHWLAWCNQVMELLNQTIKN, from the coding sequence ATGGCATTAGCGCACGCAATACTAGCGGCTCTGCTTGATGCACCCTGTAGTGGGTATGATTTAGCAAAACGATTCGATGGCTCTGTAGGCTTTTTCTGGTCAGCAAGTCACCAGCAGATTTACCGGGAGTTGGCGAAGCTAGAAGATCAAAGATCGATTAGTTCCGAGTCGATTCTTCAAGCAGGACGGCCAGATAAAAGACTCTACAGCGTTACAGACTTGGGAGAACAGCAGCTCAAAGAGTGGATTGCTCAACCTTGTGAACCCACACCGATTAAAGATGATTTACTGGTAAAAATTTTTGCTGGTCATATTGTTTCTAACCAAATTATCTTGGCAGAGCTAGAACATCACCAAAAAGCCCATCTAAAAAAATTGTCTACGTACAAGCAATTAGAACAGCGTTACTTTCAGAATCCGCAAGAACTGCCAGAATCAGGCAAATTTCAGTACTTGACTCTCCTAAATGGTATTAGTTACGAAACACATTGGCTAGCCTGGTGTAACCAAGTAATGGAGTTACTGAACCAAACAATCAAAAATTAG
- a CDS encoding glutathione S-transferase family protein, which yields MLKLYGGARSRASIVHWYLEELEIPYEFVKLDMQAGEHLKPEYLAINPFGKVPAIVDGDFKLWESGAILLYLTDKYGKTALSLQERAVFSQWTLFGNSTLATGIFVEANREREMPRLLTFLNEILERQPFLLGNEFTVADVAVGSILSYIPMMLKLDLSPYPAVLNYIKQLSERPAFQKSIGGGA from the coding sequence ATGCTCAAACTTTACGGTGGCGCTCGTAGTAGAGCGTCAATTGTTCACTGGTATTTAGAAGAATTAGAAATTCCCTACGAATTTGTCAAGCTTGATATGCAGGCGGGTGAACACCTCAAACCTGAATATTTGGCAATTAACCCATTTGGTAAAGTTCCAGCGATTGTTGATGGGGATTTTAAACTTTGGGAATCTGGGGCAATTTTGCTGTATCTTACCGATAAGTATGGTAAAACAGCACTTTCACTTCAAGAACGTGCTGTATTTTCCCAATGGACGTTGTTTGGCAATTCTACCCTCGCTACAGGGATTTTTGTGGAAGCAAATCGGGAGCGAGAAATGCCCCGCTTGCTGACTTTCTTGAATGAGATTCTCGAACGGCAACCTTTTTTGTTGGGTAATGAGTTTACTGTTGCTGATGTGGCAGTTGGGTCTATTCTGAGTTATATTCCCATGATGCTAAAGCTAGACCTCAGCCCCTACCCAGCCGTGTTGAACTATATCAAGCAGTTATCTGAGCGTCCAGCATTTCAAAAAAGTATTGGCGGAGGGGCTTAA
- a CDS encoding tetratricopeptide repeat protein, producing the protein MNIHSFLADGDQQNCKCKIVSNIIHKAQAHRKNDGGESVLGDRYLRSCALKSAQQGDYTEAIALLSQLISRHPYNAIDYNNRGLIYFQSGERQKALADYNTALKLNPYLASAYNNRANYYAACGELAAALADYDQAINLNPRHVRARINRGITWRDLGQYEEAIENFEVALLFGQLEGHIWAERGRTYHLWGDWNCAIADYRRALTQLPSFDNSKDITGCRLRLQLENWLNELLSESAS; encoded by the coding sequence ATGAATATTCACTCATTTTTAGCTGATGGTGACCAGCAAAATTGCAAATGTAAAATTGTTTCAAATATTATACATAAAGCCCAAGCACACAGGAAAAATGACGGTGGCGAATCTGTTTTAGGCGATCGCTATTTACGTTCTTGTGCTTTGAAGTCGGCTCAACAAGGAGATTATACTGAGGCGATCGCACTTTTAAGCCAACTAATTTCCCGCCATCCCTACAATGCCATTGATTACAACAACCGGGGGCTAATTTATTTCCAAAGTGGTGAAAGACAAAAAGCGCTTGCCGACTATAATACCGCCCTCAAGCTTAATCCCTATTTAGCTAGTGCTTATAATAACCGGGCAAATTACTACGCGGCTTGTGGAGAATTAGCAGCAGCACTTGCCGACTACGATCAAGCAATTAATTTGAATCCTCGCCATGTCCGGGCGCGGATTAACCGAGGCATTACCTGGCGTGATTTGGGGCAATATGAGGAGGCAATTGAGAATTTTGAGGTAGCACTGCTTTTTGGTCAACTAGAAGGTCATATCTGGGCTGAACGCGGCAGAACTTACCATCTTTGGGGCGACTGGAATTGTGCGATCGCTGATTATCGTCGCGCCCTCACTCAACTGCCCTCTTTCGACAACAGTAAGGATATTACTGGTTGTCGTTTGCGCTTACAACTCGAAAATTGGCTAAACGAGCTGCTATCTGAATCAGCGTCCTAA
- a CDS encoding response regulator transcription factor, producing MTQKILIVDDEPNILILMEQALEALEEEGVELLTARNGEEALETIKTEKPNLVFLDVMMPKMNGLQVCHIVKHELQMTDIYIIILTAKGQEFDKQKGIEVGADLYLTKPFRPKEVLEKSMQVLGF from the coding sequence ATGACCCAAAAAATTCTGATTGTTGACGATGAACCCAATATCTTGATTTTGATGGAACAAGCCTTAGAAGCATTAGAAGAGGAGGGTGTTGAGCTTCTAACTGCTAGAAATGGAGAAGAAGCTCTCGAAACTATTAAAACTGAAAAACCAAACCTGGTTTTTCTTGATGTGATGATGCCTAAAATGAATGGTCTGCAAGTCTGTCATATTGTTAAACACGAACTACAAATGACTGACATCTATATCATAATTTTGACAGCTAAGGGACAGGAATTTGATAAACAAAAAGGAATTGAAGTTGGTGCAGACTTATATCTAACTAAACCATTTCGCCCCAAAGAAGTACTTGAGAAATCAATGCAGGTGTTGGGCTTTTGA
- a CDS encoding phosphotransacetylase family protein, with protein MPKSPKYLLIGSTENYSGKSATVLGLSHQLQQKGLDITYGKPLGTCFNSSSGTVIEEDVQFIALSLNLPENRVAPTMLALDEPNVQKRLRGEDKTDYQQSLIQQYLHKSQGDLVLLEGPGDLSEGNLFDLSLLQMAEVLDAGVLLVARYKSLLSVEALLAAKGRVGDRLIGVVINDIPVTQLEAVDTLLRPFLEQQGIPVLAMLPNSDLLRSVSVGELVKQLKADVLCRNDRMDLLVESLAIGAMNVNSAVKYFRKRRNMAVVTGGDRVEIQQAALETSTQCLILTGQLPPPPFILSRAEELEIPILSVDLDTLTTVGIVDRTFGQVRVHEPIKVQYIRQLMSEHFDIDRLLSKLGLTPATALS; from the coding sequence GTGCCAAAATCCCCTAAATATTTGCTGATTGGATCAACCGAGAATTACAGCGGTAAATCTGCAACTGTTCTGGGTTTGTCTCATCAGCTACAGCAAAAAGGTCTGGATATTACCTACGGTAAACCACTCGGTACGTGTTTTAATTCGTCTAGTGGAACCGTAATTGAAGAAGATGTCCAGTTCATCGCTCTTAGCCTCAATTTGCCGGAAAACCGCGTTGCACCTACAATGCTGGCTTTGGATGAACCAAATGTGCAAAAGCGCTTGCGGGGGGAAGACAAAACCGATTATCAGCAGTCCCTAATACAGCAATATTTACATAAGTCTCAAGGAGATTTGGTGTTATTAGAGGGGCCTGGTGATTTATCCGAAGGCAATTTGTTTGACTTGTCTTTGCTGCAAATGGCTGAAGTATTAGATGCTGGCGTGCTGTTAGTAGCCCGCTATAAATCGTTGCTTTCGGTTGAGGCGCTATTGGCTGCAAAAGGGCGTGTGGGCGATCGCTTGATCGGAGTTGTGATCAATGATATCCCTGTCACCCAACTAGAAGCAGTTGACACTCTCTTGCGCCCATTTTTGGAACAACAAGGGATTCCAGTGTTAGCAATGCTGCCTAATAGCGATTTGCTCCGCAGTGTCAGTGTTGGCGAACTAGTCAAGCAGTTAAAGGCTGATGTTCTCTGTCGCAACGATCGCATGGATTTGTTGGTAGAGAGTCTGGCAATTGGAGCGATGAATGTCAATTCAGCTGTGAAATATTTCCGCAAACGCCGGAATATGGCAGTGGTGACAGGAGGCGATCGCGTGGAAATTCAGCAAGCGGCTTTGGAAACTTCTACCCAATGTTTAATTCTCACCGGACAACTACCACCCCCACCGTTCATTCTCAGTCGCGCTGAAGAACTAGAAATACCCATTTTGTCTGTTGACTTAGATACCCTAACTACTGTAGGAATTGTTGACCGCACTTTTGGTCAAGTCCGTGTCCACGAGCCGATTAAGGTTCAGTATATTCGCCAATTGATGTCCGAGCATTTTGACATTGACCGTTTGTTATCCAAATTAGGTTTAACTCCGGCAACGGCATTGTCTTAG